From a single Fuerstiella sp. genomic region:
- a CDS encoding type II secretion system F family protein — protein MQAFAYTARDMKGQNVTGLITADSRNDVIALLTDRSLFPMSVEPTKKKSAVTFSFSGRISTELLAATLTQLSDLLSNGVPLLQGLEILIQQSPGERMQTVLSDIRSRVSEGQQLHEAMAAHSDVFNELTLSIIRAGTEGAFLEKSLQQTAGFLERQEELNGKIRGAMAYPAFLSVAGITVTIVLIVFFVPKFADMFSELERNGTLPVATILLLQLSDILGSVYGVLVAIGAAGAVIGIRKWMVTPRGRKIVDGTKTKLPVFGPLFLNGATSRFCRILGTLLRNGVPMLKALEISSDSAGNVVLGMAIRDSAENISSGATLSEPLSACGLIPGNVMAMISIAEEANNLEDVLTRIADSLDKRVSRQLDSMVRLIEPALLMVMGSAVLFVIVALLLPVFEMSSSI, from the coding sequence ATGCAGGCATTCGCGTACACCGCCAGAGACATGAAAGGTCAGAACGTCACAGGGCTGATCACAGCAGACTCACGTAACGATGTCATAGCTCTGCTGACCGATCGGTCCCTGTTTCCGATGAGCGTGGAGCCGACAAAGAAAAAGTCGGCAGTGACGTTCTCTTTTAGCGGACGTATTAGTACGGAATTGCTGGCAGCCACTCTTACACAGTTGTCTGATTTGCTTAGCAATGGAGTTCCTCTGTTGCAGGGGCTGGAGATATTAATTCAGCAGTCGCCCGGCGAACGCATGCAGACTGTACTGTCTGACATACGCAGTCGCGTGTCGGAAGGGCAGCAACTGCACGAAGCGATGGCGGCGCACAGTGATGTCTTCAATGAATTGACACTGAGCATTATTCGAGCCGGAACAGAGGGAGCGTTTTTGGAAAAATCTTTGCAGCAAACCGCGGGATTTCTGGAACGTCAGGAGGAGCTCAACGGAAAGATTCGCGGAGCAATGGCCTATCCGGCGTTCCTTTCGGTCGCAGGAATCACTGTGACCATCGTATTGATTGTGTTTTTCGTTCCAAAATTTGCAGACATGTTCAGCGAACTGGAACGAAACGGGACGCTTCCTGTTGCAACCATACTTTTGTTGCAGCTCAGTGATATTCTGGGAAGCGTGTATGGAGTTCTTGTGGCGATTGGGGCTGCAGGCGCTGTGATTGGGATTCGCAAATGGATGGTGACACCCCGGGGACGAAAAATTGTCGATGGTACGAAAACGAAGTTGCCGGTGTTCGGGCCGCTGTTCCTGAATGGTGCAACGTCGCGGTTCTGTCGAATACTGGGGACCCTTCTGCGAAACGGGGTTCCGATGCTTAAGGCCCTGGAAATCAGCAGCGATTCAGCAGGCAATGTTGTCCTGGGAATGGCCATCCGTGATTCTGCCGAGAACATTTCCTCCGGCGCCACGCTTTCTGAACCATTGTCCGCGTGCGGACTGATTCCCGGAAACGTGATGGCCATGATCAGTATTGCCGAAGAGGCCAACAATCTTGAAGACGTACTCACCAGGATCGCAGATAGTCTGGATAAACGAGTGTCACGGCAACTGGACAGTATGGTACGTCTGATTGAACCCGCGTTGTTGATGGTGATGGGTAGTGCCGTTTTGTTTGTGATCGTGGCACTTCTGCTGCCGGTGTTTGAGATGAGTTCAAGTATTTAA
- the tadA gene encoding Flp pilus assembly complex ATPase component TadA yields the protein MSATLSPAETTDVPVRTLSSQELRSANELFSAGDQLDRFASEHGFDNELDALKSIGDTLGMPVVDMSGFELDDAVLQDFPIRLIHRHSVFPINRVDGTIKLVLSNPFDIQATDAVAAATGQFVSPMLALPHEINTLIKTHLGVGAETLDGLIAQADEQDGIEVLGDLEFDESEAAAMAQQASVVRLVNDILAEAVNVRASDIHMEAQASGIKLRYRIDGVLQTQPLPAEMSRFQAAIISRLKIMAQLNIAERRVPQDGRIKIRVSGREIDIRVSIIPMLHGEGVVMRVLDKDAMSFSLHGIGMEPEICERFGDLIRLPHGIVLVTGPTGSGKTTTLYSSLSEIKSERNKIITTEDPIEYQLEGINQIQVNPKVGLTFAAGLRSILRHDPDVVLVGEIRDFETAENAVQASLTGHMVFSTLHTNDAAGSFMRLIDMGVEPFLVASTVEGVVAQRLVRTLCPECRKPYMPSMDELPSDFPEEVLTTDEPFYYPGGCRSCRGTGYSGRMGIYELLETSDNIRQLANDRTGTNAIHRAAVAGGMKTLRHDGWTKVARGVTSIDEVLRVTRAD from the coding sequence ATGAGTGCCACGTTGAGTCCTGCTGAAACCACAGACGTTCCTGTGCGCACGTTGTCGTCACAGGAATTAAGGTCTGCAAACGAATTGTTTTCCGCGGGGGACCAGCTGGATCGTTTTGCCAGCGAACATGGTTTTGACAATGAGCTCGATGCATTGAAGTCAATTGGTGACACACTGGGTATGCCGGTGGTCGATATGTCCGGTTTTGAACTGGACGATGCCGTTCTTCAGGACTTCCCCATTCGACTGATCCATCGCCACAGTGTGTTCCCCATCAATCGTGTCGATGGCACGATTAAACTGGTTTTGTCCAATCCATTTGATATTCAGGCAACCGACGCCGTTGCGGCTGCAACCGGACAGTTTGTGAGCCCGATGCTGGCACTGCCTCACGAGATCAACACACTGATCAAGACGCATCTGGGCGTTGGTGCGGAAACACTGGACGGTCTGATTGCTCAGGCAGACGAACAGGACGGCATTGAAGTCCTCGGTGATCTGGAGTTCGACGAATCAGAAGCTGCTGCGATGGCTCAGCAGGCTTCTGTGGTGCGGCTGGTCAACGATATTCTGGCCGAGGCCGTCAACGTTCGTGCGAGTGACATTCATATGGAGGCACAGGCCTCCGGAATCAAACTGCGTTACCGCATTGACGGTGTCCTGCAGACTCAGCCATTACCTGCGGAGATGAGTCGGTTTCAGGCAGCAATCATCTCTCGCCTGAAAATTATGGCCCAGCTGAATATCGCTGAAAGGCGTGTTCCTCAGGACGGCCGAATCAAGATTCGCGTATCCGGTCGGGAAATCGACATTCGCGTTTCCATCATTCCGATGCTGCATGGCGAGGGGGTCGTGATGCGGGTACTGGACAAGGACGCCATGTCCTTTTCGCTGCACGGCATCGGAATGGAACCGGAAATCTGCGAACGATTCGGTGACTTGATCCGTCTGCCCCATGGGATCGTGCTGGTCACCGGTCCAACCGGCTCCGGCAAGACGACAACGCTGTACAGTTCGTTGTCTGAGATCAAAAGCGAACGTAACAAAATCATTACAACTGAAGATCCAATCGAGTATCAGCTGGAAGGTATCAATCAGATCCAGGTGAATCCTAAGGTTGGACTGACATTTGCCGCGGGCCTCCGCAGCATTTTGAGGCACGATCCGGATGTTGTGCTTGTCGGAGAGATTCGAGACTTCGAAACTGCTGAAAATGCCGTTCAGGCGTCGCTGACCGGACATATGGTATTCAGCACTCTTCACACGAATGATGCGGCAGGATCATTCATGCGACTGATTGACATGGGAGTCGAACCATTTTTGGTTGCCAGTACAGTGGAAGGGGTAGTGGCTCAGCGTCTGGTTCGAACACTTTGTCCGGAGTGTCGAAAACCATACATGCCTTCCATGGATGAGTTGCCGTCAGACTTTCCCGAAGAAGTACTGACAACCGATGAACCGTTCTATTATCCCGGGGGCTGCCGAAGTTGCCGAGGGACAGGATACTCAGGACGGATGGGGATCTATGAACTGCTGGAAACCAGTGACAATATTCGTCAACTGGCCAATGATCGTACAGGAACAAATGCTATTCACAGAGCAGCTGTTGCCGGAGGCATGAAAACGCTGCGACACGATGGATGGACCAAGGTGGCCAGGGGCGTCACGAGTATTGACGAGGTCCTGCGAGTGACCCGGGCCGACTGA
- a CDS encoding TIGR01777 family oxidoreductase — MSQATQVIAITGASGMIGSSLSTDLSNQGHTVIPLQRGTRQPEGSDVFWDPNKQGVCDPQTLDGVDTVVHLAGENIASGRWTAAQKQRIRGSRVQATRNLVRSLTQMNRPPATFICASAIGIYGNRGSEQLTESSDPGSGFLAEVCRDWEEAATTAESAGMRVVCVRIGVVLSTQGGALAKMLTPFRFGLGGIVGNGNQYWSWIGLPDVVAILQEAITNKSLQGPVNAVSPNAVNNRQFTKVLGNVLNRPTIFPLPGFAAKLMLGEMAEDLLLSSAHVVPEVLTRIGFQFQHADLESCLKYEIHSSA, encoded by the coding sequence GTGAGTCAGGCTACGCAAGTCATCGCAATTACCGGCGCCTCAGGGATGATCGGATCGAGTCTGTCGACAGACTTAAGCAATCAGGGACACACGGTGATCCCGTTACAGCGGGGTACCCGTCAGCCGGAAGGCTCCGATGTGTTTTGGGATCCAAACAAACAGGGAGTCTGTGATCCTCAGACTCTTGACGGGGTCGATACGGTTGTTCATCTGGCAGGTGAAAACATCGCTTCCGGACGCTGGACAGCAGCTCAAAAACAGCGAATTCGTGGAAGTCGGGTCCAGGCTACTCGCAATCTGGTTCGATCACTGACACAAATGAATCGGCCCCCTGCAACGTTTATCTGTGCATCGGCAATTGGAATCTATGGGAACCGAGGCAGCGAACAGCTGACAGAATCATCAGATCCCGGTAGCGGATTTCTGGCTGAGGTGTGCCGTGACTGGGAAGAGGCAGCAACCACAGCCGAATCGGCCGGCATGCGGGTCGTTTGTGTACGAATCGGTGTCGTACTCAGCACTCAAGGTGGGGCCCTGGCCAAAATGCTGACACCGTTCAGGTTTGGTCTCGGTGGCATCGTTGGCAACGGGAATCAATACTGGAGCTGGATCGGACTTCCGGACGTGGTTGCCATTTTGCAGGAAGCAATCACCAATAAATCTCTGCAAGGCCCGGTCAATGCCGTAAGTCCGAACGCCGTAAACAATCGTCAGTTTACCAAAGTCCTCGGCAACGTTCTGAATCGTCCGACGATTTTTCCTTTGCCTGGCTTCGCCGCAAAACTGATGCTCGGTGAGATGGCAGAGGATCTGTTGCTGAGTAGCGCTCACGTGGTCCCGGAAGTACTCACACGAATCGGATTTCAGTTCCAACATGCTGATCTGGAATCCTGCCTGAAATATGAGATTCATTCGTCTGCATAA
- a CDS encoding DUF4013 domain-containing protein — MTTRKLQKTELSGAFIVCDPDWRKKIFFGGLLLLFFHPVGWPAALGYRKELISNLSSGTHPVLPEWKGRIVYFFIEGLKAMGVIFGYLSPLYVALVFLLLVNGVQPNQYWLYTGLLFAACTIFSTLSFPSVLIYWTLFSDGYRIPFEICLLLLGVFGLVIFFIPSAFLQVSKSGRYLSAFNLLAAFSTLVKHFRAYVLAWYHSALMSLSGHFALLFAPWGVVWCYLAIIYEFNSILQNDRDVDSSRSWFYRLEESEHLVVQPTRRAAVYQCLNPADAVPCLMIKVGPVVIPLPQIIGQYVFRETD; from the coding sequence ATGACGACTCGTAAGTTGCAAAAGACTGAGCTGTCAGGCGCGTTTATCGTTTGTGACCCGGATTGGCGCAAGAAGATATTTTTTGGCGGCTTATTACTTCTGTTTTTTCATCCCGTCGGATGGCCTGCCGCGCTGGGATACCGAAAAGAACTCATATCAAATCTCTCGTCCGGAACTCACCCTGTTCTTCCCGAATGGAAGGGACGTATTGTCTATTTTTTTATCGAGGGGCTTAAGGCGATGGGAGTCATTTTTGGTTACCTCTCGCCACTTTATGTTGCACTGGTGTTTCTTCTGCTTGTCAATGGTGTTCAACCCAATCAGTATTGGCTGTATACGGGTTTGTTATTTGCCGCATGCACGATTTTCTCAACTTTATCGTTCCCGTCGGTTCTGATCTATTGGACATTATTCTCGGACGGCTATCGCATCCCTTTCGAGATTTGTCTGCTACTACTTGGTGTTTTCGGACTGGTCATCTTTTTTATTCCATCCGCGTTTCTTCAAGTCTCAAAGAGTGGCCGATATCTGTCTGCCTTCAATCTCCTGGCTGCGTTTTCCACGTTAGTGAAACATTTTCGGGCGTATGTGCTGGCTTGGTATCACTCAGCGCTGATGAGTCTCTCAGGCCACTTTGCTCTTCTCTTTGCGCCATGGGGGGTTGTCTGGTGCTATCTCGCTATCATCTATGAATTTAATTCAATACTGCAAAATGATCGCGATGTGGATTCTTCCCGGTCCTGGTTTTACAGACTTGAGGAATCCGAACATCTTGTTGTTCAGCCTACGCGCCGGGCTGCAGTCTACCAATGCTTAAATCCGGCAGACGCCGTTCCTTGTTTAATGATTAAGGTCGGCCCTGTTGTCATTCCTCTCCCGCAGATCATTGGACAATACGTATTCCGTGAGACGGACTGA
- a CDS encoding DUF1501 domain-containing protein gives MLTIYDRTVCHCDGMTRRQFLTAGSAGLGGLCLSDLLRAEADVGIASSNKAIINIHLDGGPPQLDTIDMKPHAPREIRGEFLPIQTSLPGFRICELFPKLAVTADRFSFIRSLVGSAGKHDAFQCQSGFSHTDLQSVGGRPAMGCVISKLAGSRDDHSPGFVDLMQGRPLVRNSGRPGFLGPSYGPFRPELSDLFSRPLEPAMEGELARLGSNHTTRLTLNSDLSLERIKNRRQLLAGLDGIKREIDAAGMMDAVDGFTQQAVSILTSGRFAAALDFNLEPENVLARYRAPGDTVERFSTSESPEGSLKLLLARRLIEAGVRVVSLTLSDFDTHSKNFPRMRQMAPIVDHGLTALIEDLDERGMLDDVTVIAWGEFGRSPRINKDGGRDHWPQVGPAIIAGGGCRSGQVIGSTDRQAGVPVKRPVHYKDVFATLYHNLGIDASKTTIDDLRGRPQYLLDGGKPIRELV, from the coding sequence ATGCTGACCATTTACGATCGAACGGTTTGTCACTGCGACGGAATGACACGGCGTCAGTTTCTGACGGCGGGATCCGCGGGTCTCGGAGGTCTGTGTCTCTCCGATCTGCTTCGGGCTGAAGCAGACGTCGGAATTGCGTCGTCGAACAAGGCTATCATCAACATTCATCTCGACGGTGGTCCACCGCAGCTGGACACCATCGATATGAAGCCTCATGCTCCTCGTGAAATCCGTGGCGAATTTCTGCCGATTCAAACCAGTCTGCCGGGTTTCCGGATCTGTGAGTTGTTTCCAAAACTCGCGGTGACTGCCGATCGCTTTTCATTTATTCGTTCACTGGTCGGGTCGGCAGGAAAGCACGATGCGTTTCAATGCCAAAGCGGCTTCTCCCACACGGACCTCCAGTCAGTGGGCGGCCGTCCCGCGATGGGTTGTGTAATCAGTAAGCTCGCAGGATCCCGGGATGATCATTCACCGGGGTTCGTGGATCTGATGCAGGGTCGGCCCCTCGTTCGAAACAGCGGGCGCCCCGGTTTTTTGGGTCCGTCGTATGGTCCGTTTCGGCCGGAACTTTCGGATCTGTTCAGTCGCCCGCTGGAACCGGCGATGGAGGGTGAGTTAGCTCGGTTGGGAAGCAACCATACCACCCGTCTGACGCTGAATTCCGATCTTTCACTGGAACGTATCAAAAATCGGCGACAACTGCTTGCGGGGCTGGATGGCATCAAACGTGAAATCGATGCTGCGGGAATGATGGATGCCGTGGACGGCTTCACACAACAGGCGGTCAGCATTTTGACATCGGGCCGATTTGCAGCGGCACTGGATTTTAACCTTGAGCCGGAAAATGTTCTGGCTCGGTATCGGGCTCCGGGGGACACGGTGGAACGATTCAGCACCAGTGAGAGTCCGGAAGGTTCTCTGAAGCTGCTGCTGGCCAGACGCCTGATCGAAGCGGGTGTCCGTGTGGTCAGTCTGACACTGAGTGATTTCGACACGCATTCAAAGAATTTTCCGCGGATGAGGCAAATGGCACCCATCGTGGATCATGGTCTGACGGCCCTGATAGAGGATCTGGACGAACGCGGGATGCTGGACGATGTTACGGTGATCGCGTGGGGTGAGTTTGGGCGATCACCCCGAATCAACAAAGATGGTGGTCGTGACCACTGGCCACAAGTCGGTCCGGCGATCATAGCGGGAGGCGGCTGTCGGTCCGGACAGGTCATTGGCAGCACAGACCGCCAGGCAGGGGTTCCTGTCAAACGCCCCGTTCACTACAAGGATGTCTTTGCCACGCTCTATCACAATCTTGGTATTGATGCATCAAAGACAACGATCGATGACCTTCGCGGTCGCCCCCAGTACCTGCTGGATGGCGGGAAACCGATTCGAGAACTGGTTTAG